From the genome of Roseivivax sp. THAF197b:
CTGCGTGATTGCTAGGGATGTTTGCAGAGCCCAGCGCGAGGGGATCCGTGATCGAGCACAACTCTTGAGAGACGATCCACGCTCACTGGAGGTGCGACGGATTACCCATCCTCGAAAACCACTTCCACATGCTCAACAGACGTCGCCTGAGCGCCTGACCGGCGCGCATTCGACGCGAAGTCCATACATCTATTGAGTGAAATGGCGGAGAGACAGGGATTCGAACCCTGGGACCCCGTGAAGGGTCAACGGTTTTCGAGACCGCCCCGTTCGACCACTCCGGCACCTCTCCGCGGGGGTCTGGTGCGGCCCAATACCCAAGGCCGGGGGCGCTTGCAACCCGGAGTGCGATGAATTTTGCGATGCAACGCTCGAATGGTTGGAAACGGGGCGGGCGGCACGTATCTGTTGAGGCAGACCAAGCAAGGAGCGACTGGCATGTTCATGCGACATTTCGTGGGTGGGATCGGGCTCGCAATCGGCACGCTGGCCGCCCCGGCGCAGGCGCAGTCCGAGGATCTGGATGCCTTGATCGCGTTTTTGCGGATCGACGACACGGTCGAGATCATGCGCGCCGAAGGGCAGGAATATGCCAACGAGCTTGCGGTCGACATGCTGGGCGGCGTCAACGCAAGCTGGCAGGCGACGGTCGACGCGATCTACGATGCGGGCACGATGGAAAGCAGCGTCACCAGAGGCTTCCGCGAGGCCATCGATCCCGAGGCCGTGGGCCCTCTGCTCGCGTTCTTCGAAAGCGATCTCGGCCGGGAGGTGGTGGCGCTGGAGATCGGCGCGCGGGAGGCGCTGCTCGACGAGGCCATTGAAGAGGCCGCCCGCGCGGAATACCGCGAACTGACCGGCACCGGCGATCCCAAGCTGCAACTGACCGGCGATCCCAAGCTGCAACTGATCGAGCGGTTCATCGATGCCAATGACCTGATCGAGCAGAACGTGACCGGGGCGCTCAACGCCTCTTACGCGTTCTATTCGGGCCTGTCGGAAGGCGGCGCGCTGCAGTTGAGCGAGGAAGAGATGCTCGATGATATCTGGAGCCAGGAAGAGGCCACCCGGAGTGACACGGAAGAATGGGTCTGGGGCTACCTGATGATGGCCTACGGGCCGCTCTCCGAGGACGAGCTTTCCGAATACGTGGCGCTGTCGGAAAGTGCGGCGGGCGAGGCGCTGAACAAGGCGCTCTTTGCGGGCTTCAACGCCATGTATGACGAGATTTCCTACGCGATGGGTCTCGGTGCCGCGGTGGAGATGGCAGGGACCGACCTCTAGTCTCGGTTTAGGGCCGGATTCGGGCGGTTTTCCCCGGTCGCGGCGCTTGACAGGGGCGCGGATGCTGCGCATAAGCGCTGCTCTGACAGGTGGGGCTTTGCGCCCCGCTTGTCGTTTTGAATTCATGACGCCCGATCGGGCGCGCTGTTCGAGGCGGGGATGGTCCCCGAAATTCCGCCACAGGGCGGGGCCACAGGACGCGGAAGCAAAAGGAAGACGCGCATGTTCGCGGTAATGAAGACCGGCGGCAAGCAATACAAGGTTCAGGCGGGCGATACGCTCCGCGTGGAAAAGCTTGCGGCTGATGCTGGTGAAAAAGTCCAGTTCAACGAGATTCTGATGCTGGGTGGCGACAGCACCACGGTTGGCGCGCCGTTCGTCGATGGCGCGGCCGTGCAGGCCGAGATCGTCGACCAGGTCAAGGGTGACAAGGTCATCCACTTCGTGAAGCGTCGCCGGAAGCACTCCTCGCAGCGCACGAAGGGCCACCGTCAGCAGCTGACGATGATCCGCGTGACCGACATCCTGGCCTCCGGCGCGGATGCATCCGGTGTGAAGGCCGCGATCGGCGCGGGCGTTCTGCCCCGCGGCCTCGGCGAAGAGAAGTACGTCGCCAACCGTGCCGAGCAGTCGGACATGAAGGCGCGCGTGAAGAACGACGAAGCGCAGGAAAAGCCCGCCGCAGAGGCAGGCGTGTCCGAGGGCGCGAAGGACGACCTCAAGCAGCTTTCGGGTGTGGGCCCGGCGCTTGAGAAGAAGCTGAACGAGGCTGGCGTCACAAGCTTTGCGCAGATCGCCGCATGGACCGAAGCCGACGTCGAGGAATTCGGCGAGAAGCTGTCGTTCAAGGGCCGCATCGAGCGTGAAGGCTGGATCGATCAGGCCAAAGAGCTGTCGAAGAAGTAAGGAGAGACACCCATGGCACATAAAAAAGCAGGCGGTTCCTCCCGCAACGGTCGCGACTCTGCCGGACGCCGTCTTGGCGTCAAGCTTTACGGCGGTCAGCGCGCGATCCCCGGCAACATCATCGTGCGTCAGCGCGGCACCAAGTTCTATCCCGGCGAAGGCGTCGGCATGGGCAAGGACCACACGCTGTTCGCGACGGGCGAAGGCTCCGTGACGTTCCGCAAGGGCCTCAAGGGTCGTACCTTCGTGTCGGTCCTGCCAGTGGCCGAGGCCGCAGAGTAAGCACCGCCGCGTATCGGACACCATTCAGGGGATCGGCGGCACGCCGGTCCCCTTTGTCATTCCGACCCCGCGCCGCGCGGTGTGCCGCGTTCGAAGTCATTAAACTTCGTGCTGTCACATGCATTCCGCGATCCCGCGTCATACATGACATTACAGGGCTGACCGAACCGGGGAGGGGGCGGTGCAGTTCGATCCCAGGAGGAGACCCGTCATGAGCCTTGACCAGACCAGCCTTCAGCCGACGATTCCGGCCGACAGGTTCGAACTGCGCCCCTTGCGCGTTTCGGATCAGGGCCTGATCGCGCATTACGCGGGCGACAAGCGGGTGGCCTGCATGACAGGGGCGATCCCGCATCCCTATCCGCCAGGCGCGGCCGAGGCCTATGTGGCCCGTGCCCATGCCCCTGACCGGCAAGAGGATATCTGGGCCATCGACGGACAGCGCGCAGGCGCGCCCGAGCTGATGGGGGTGATCGCCTTGAAGCGCATGGATCGCAACCAGTCCGAGATCGGCTATTGGGTGGCGCCCGCTTTCTGGAATACCGGGCTCGCCTCAGACGCCGTGCGGGCATTGGTGGAGGCGAACCCGATGAACAACGCCACCATGTTCGCCGCCGTCTTTCAGGACAATGCCGCCTCCGCGCGGGTTCTGGTCAATTCCGGCTTCGATTACATCGGCGATGCGGAACAGTTCTGCATTGCGCGCCAGGCGAATATCCCGACCTGGACCTATCTGAAACAACTCAGCTGAGACGGGCAGGATCGCCGCGGGCCTTGAGCGCGCGCGGCAATCCGATTATCGCCTCAGCCATCCATTCCGCGAGGCGCGACCCATGAAATTCCTCGACCTCTGCAAGGTCTATATCCGCTCCGGCTCGGGCGGGTCGGGTGCGGCCAGCTTCCGGCGCGAGAAATACATCGAATATGGCGGCCCCGATGGCGGCGATGGCGGCAGCGGCGGCTCCGTGATCGTCGAGGCGGTGGACGGTCTCAACACGCTGATCGATTTCCGCTACCAGCAGCATTTCTTTGCCGAGAACGGGCAGGGTGGCATGGGCCGTCAGCGCACCGGCCGCGACGGCAAGGATATCGTTCTGCGCGTGCCGGTGGGCACGGAGATCCTCGACGAGGATCAGGAAACCGTGCTGGCCGACATGACCGAGCTTGGCCAGAAGGTGACGCTTGCCAAGGGCGGCAATGGCGGCTGGGGCAACGTGCACTTCAAGACCTCGACCAACCAGGCGCCGCGCCGGGCCAATCCCGGACAGCCGGGCATCGACCGGACCATCTGGCTCAGGCTGAAACTCATCGCGGATGTGGGGCTTCTGGGTCTGCCAAATGCCGGGAAATCCACCTTCCTTGCGGCGACATCGAATGCGCGGCCCAAGATCGCCGATTATCCTTTCACGACGCTGCACCCCAATCTTGGCGTTGTCGGCGTCGATGATGTGGAATTCGTCGTGGCCGATATTCCCGGTCTCATCGAAGGCGCGCATGAGGGTCGTGGCCTGGGCGATCTGTTCCTCGGCCATGTGGAGCGCTGCGCGGCGCTTCTGCACCTTGTGGACGGCACTTCGGGCACGCTTCTCGAGGATTACAAGACCATCATCGACGAGATCGAGGCCTATGGCGCGGGCCTTGCGGACAAGCCACGGATCACGGTGCTGAACAAGATCGACGCGCTCGATGACGAGCTGATCAAGTTCCTGCGCGAGGAGCTGGAAGAGGTCGCGGGGGCCCGTGTCTTCACCATGTCGGGCATCTCTGGCGATGGCGTCACGCACGTGCTGCGGGCCCTGCGCGCCGAGATCGAGGACGAGCGTCTGCGCCGCCGCAAGGAAGAAAACGCGGAGGCCGATGCCGACGAGGAGAGCGGCGGATGGCAACCCTGAACGCGGCGCGCAGGCTGGTCGTCAAGATCGGCTCCGCGCTGCTGGTGGATCGGCAGACCGGCGCGCTCCGCAGCGACTGGCTCCGCGCCATGGCGGAAGATGTGGCCCGGATTCGTGCGCGCGGCACTGATGTGGTGCTGGTGTCCTCGGGCTCCATCGCGCTGGGGCGCGGCGTGTTGGGTCTGCCCGCCACGGACCTCGCGCTCGAGCAAAGCCAGGCGGCGGCTGCCGTGGGGCAGATCCGGCTGGCTCGCGCCTGGGAAGAGGCGCTGACGCCGCATGGCATCACCACGGCGCAAGTGCTCGTCACGCTGGAGGATTCCGCGGATCGGCGGCGGTATCTGAATTCGCGCGCGACGATGGAGGCGCTTCTGGGCCATGGCGTGGTGCCCATCGTGAATGAAAACGACACGGTCGCCACGGACGAGATCCGCTACGGCGACAATGACCGTCTCGCCGCGCAGGTTGCGGTCACGGCAGGGGCGGACGTGCTGGTTCTCTTGTCGGATGTGGACGGGTTCTATTCCGGCAACCCCGCGACGGACCCGGCGGCTACCCGATACGACGAGATCACCGCGATCACGCCCGAGATCGAGGCGATGGCCGGGGATGCGGGTTCGGGCCTTTCGAAGGGTGGCATGAAGACCAAGCTCATGGCGGCCAAGACCGCCACCGCGGCGGGTTGCGCCATGGCGATCACCGAAGGCTCGGCGCTGCACCCGCTGAAAGCACTTGAGGGCGGGGCCGCGGCCACATGGTTCACACCGCAGGGCGATCCGCATACAGCGCGCAAACGCTGGATTGCCGCGATGAAGCCGCGTGGAGTGCTGACGCTCGATGCGGGGGCGGTGGCTGCCTTGCAGGCAGGCCGGTCGCTGCTGCCCGCGGGCATCCGGTCTGTCGAAGGCACGTTCGGGCGCGGCGATCCGGTGATGATCCGCGGCGCGGACGGGTCCGCCCTGGGCCAGGGGCTGGCGCGCTACACCGCTGCCGAGGCGCGCGCGATCCGGGGGCACAAATCAGCCGAGATCGAGACGATCTTGGGCTATCCCGGGCGCGCGGTTCTTGTACATCGCGACGACATGGCGCTCTGATCCGTGCTAGGATCGAGCAGGTTTTACGGGCCGGAGGGCGAGTGAGATGAAAGATCAGGACAACATCACGGCGCTGATGGATGATATCGGGGCACGCGCCAAGCGCGCCGCGTCGGAGTTGGCCTTTGCAGCACCGGAGACCAAGACCCGCGCCCTCGAAGCGGCGGCGGATGCGATGGGCGCGCATTTGACCGAAATCCTCGCGGCCAACGAGAAAGATCTCGAATATGGCCGCGAAAAGGGCCTGAGCGACGCGATGATGGATCGCCTGAAGCTCGATCCGTCCCGCGTGGCGGCGATGGCGAAGGCCTTGCGCGACATCGCGGCGCTGCCTGATCCCGTGGGCTCGGTCATCTCCGAATGGGACCGGCCGTCGGGGTTGCACATCCGGCGCGTGCGCACGCCCCTCGGCGTGATTGGCGTTATTTATGAAAGCCGTCCCAACGTGACCGCCGATGCCGGTGCGCTATGCCTGAAGGCGGGCAATGCTGTGATCCTGCGCGGCGGCTCGGAAAGCTTCCATTCCTCCGCCGCGATCCATGCCTGCCTTGTGGAAGGCCTGCGCGCCGCAGGTCTGCCGGAGGATGCGATCCAGCGGGTGCCCACGCGGGATCGCGACGCGGTGAGCCACCTTCTGGGCATGACGGATCATGTCGACGTGATCGTGCCGCGCGGGGGCAAGGGGCTCGTGGGCCTCGTCCAGCGCGAAGCACGGGTCCCGGTCTTTGCCCATCTCGAGGGCATCGTGCACATCTATATCGACAAGGCCGCGGACCCGCAGATGGTGCTCGACGTGGTGATGAACGCCAAGACGCGCCGCACCGGGATTTGCGGCGCGGCGGAATGCCTGCTGATCCATGAAGACGTGGTCGACACGATCGGGCAGGGCGTGATCCGCGCGCTGATCGATGGCGGTGTCGAGGTGCGCGGCGATGCGCGCCTGGCCAAAATTCCCGGTGTGAAACCCGCCTGTGACGCCGATTGGGGCTGCGAATATCTCGACATGATCATCGCGGCGAAGGTCGTGCCCGATGTGGACGGCGCCATCGCGCATATCGGGCAGCATTCGTCGTCGCATACCGAGTGCATCCTGACCGAAGATGCCGAGACGGCAGCGCGGTTCTTTGCCCGGGTCGATTCCGCGATCGTCATGCACAACGCCTCGACGCAATTCGCCGATGGGGGCGAGTTCGGCATGGGCGCGGAAATCGGGATCGCCACGGGCAAGATGCATGCGCGCGGACCGGTGGGCGTCGAGCAGCTGACGAGCTTCAAGTATCTCGTGACCGGAAACGGGACGACGCGCGGCTGAGCGGTCGGGGCGACGCCGGGCGTCGTCCCTGCGCCAAAGGGTCGGCTTCGATCAGGGCGGGTGTCGCAGGGGATCGTTTGAACGAGCTGAGCGGGTTGCACGGGCCGCACGTCTCGCAATGGTGCGACGTGGCGCGGTGATTTAGCTGCGTGACTCGGTTGGGCGGCCCTTGTTCGCGCCGGGACTTTGCCTATTCAGCGCGTCGGCGTGACGGCCTCAGATTGTCAGCGTCAGCCGAGTCTCGCCATGGGCGACCGATATCGCGCGGCCGAGCTCGGCGGCAATCATCGGCAGCAGCACGAATTGCACATGCGCCGCCGCGGGGGGCGTTGCCATGGGCGTACCGGTCAGCGCGGACCAGAGCTTCGGATCGACCGACAGATGATCCGCCTCCACCTGCAACTGCCAATGCCCACCGCCGTGAGTGATGACGATTGCGCCTCCGCGCGGTAACGCCGTCTCCAGGCACAGATATGCCAAGAGAGCGATCTGTAATTCACGGCGCGGGACATCCGAGGTCACGCGCCAATCGGGGTTCTGGCGCGCATCCCGGCTATATTCCGCCAGGATCGACCGGGCTTCTGACGCGGCGACCATCTGTTCGGACGTGACCTGAGAGCCGAAGGCTACGCGGAAGAACCGGATACGGGCCTGGGCTGCCCGACAGGATTCCGAGACAAGCGCGAGTTCGGGGCTGTCTGCGCTGCCCGGACCCATGCTCATCAACTCGATGCCGTTGCCGATCGCGCCG
Proteins encoded in this window:
- a CDS encoding glutamate-5-semialdehyde dehydrogenase → MKDQDNITALMDDIGARAKRAASELAFAAPETKTRALEAAADAMGAHLTEILAANEKDLEYGREKGLSDAMMDRLKLDPSRVAAMAKALRDIAALPDPVGSVISEWDRPSGLHIRRVRTPLGVIGVIYESRPNVTADAGALCLKAGNAVILRGGSESFHSSAAIHACLVEGLRAAGLPEDAIQRVPTRDRDAVSHLLGMTDHVDVIVPRGGKGLVGLVQREARVPVFAHLEGIVHIYIDKAADPQMVLDVVMNAKTRRTGICGAAECLLIHEDVVDTIGQGVIRALIDGGVEVRGDARLAKIPGVKPACDADWGCEYLDMIIAAKVVPDVDGAIAHIGQHSSSHTECILTEDAETAARFFARVDSAIVMHNASTQFADGGEFGMGAEIGIATGKMHARGPVGVEQLTSFKYLVTGNGTTRG
- a CDS encoding DUF2059 domain-containing protein; translation: MFMRHFVGGIGLAIGTLAAPAQAQSEDLDALIAFLRIDDTVEIMRAEGQEYANELAVDMLGGVNASWQATVDAIYDAGTMESSVTRGFREAIDPEAVGPLLAFFESDLGREVVALEIGAREALLDEAIEEAARAEYRELTGTGDPKLQLTGDPKLQLIERFIDANDLIEQNVTGALNASYAFYSGLSEGGALQLSEEEMLDDIWSQEEATRSDTEEWVWGYLMMAYGPLSEDELSEYVALSESAAGEALNKALFAGFNAMYDEISYAMGLGAAVEMAGTDL
- the proB gene encoding glutamate 5-kinase; translated protein: MATLNAARRLVVKIGSALLVDRQTGALRSDWLRAMAEDVARIRARGTDVVLVSSGSIALGRGVLGLPATDLALEQSQAAAAVGQIRLARAWEEALTPHGITTAQVLVTLEDSADRRRYLNSRATMEALLGHGVVPIVNENDTVATDEIRYGDNDRLAAQVAVTAGADVLVLLSDVDGFYSGNPATDPAATRYDEITAITPEIEAMAGDAGSGLSKGGMKTKLMAAKTATAAGCAMAITEGSALHPLKALEGGAAATWFTPQGDPHTARKRWIAAMKPRGVLTLDAGAVAALQAGRSLLPAGIRSVEGTFGRGDPVMIRGADGSALGQGLARYTAAEARAIRGHKSAEIETILGYPGRAVLVHRDDMAL
- the obgE gene encoding GTPase ObgE, with product MKFLDLCKVYIRSGSGGSGAASFRREKYIEYGGPDGGDGGSGGSVIVEAVDGLNTLIDFRYQQHFFAENGQGGMGRQRTGRDGKDIVLRVPVGTEILDEDQETVLADMTELGQKVTLAKGGNGGWGNVHFKTSTNQAPRRANPGQPGIDRTIWLRLKLIADVGLLGLPNAGKSTFLAATSNARPKIADYPFTTLHPNLGVVGVDDVEFVVADIPGLIEGAHEGRGLGDLFLGHVERCAALLHLVDGTSGTLLEDYKTIIDEIEAYGAGLADKPRITVLNKIDALDDELIKFLREELEEVAGARVFTMSGISGDGVTHVLRALRAEIEDERLRRRKEENAEADADEESGGWQP
- a CDS encoding GNAT family N-acetyltransferase produces the protein MSLDQTSLQPTIPADRFELRPLRVSDQGLIAHYAGDKRVACMTGAIPHPYPPGAAEAYVARAHAPDRQEDIWAIDGQRAGAPELMGVIALKRMDRNQSEIGYWVAPAFWNTGLASDAVRALVEANPMNNATMFAAVFQDNAASARVLVNSGFDYIGDAEQFCIARQANIPTWTYLKQLS
- a CDS encoding histidine phosphotransferase family protein; the encoded protein is MHDIVVPQHGNAELAALIGSRICHDLISPIGAIGNGIELMSMGPGSADSPELALVSESCRAAQARIRFFRVAFGSQVTSEQMVAASEARSILAEYSRDARQNPDWRVTSDVPRRELQIALLAYLCLETALPRGGAIVITHGGGHWQLQVEADHLSVDPKLWSALTGTPMATPPAAAHVQFVLLPMIAAELGRAISVAHGETRLTLTI
- a CDS encoding 50S ribosomal protein L21 translates to MFAVMKTGGKQYKVQAGDTLRVEKLAADAGEKVQFNEILMLGGDSTTVGAPFVDGAAVQAEIVDQVKGDKVIHFVKRRRKHSSQRTKGHRQQLTMIRVTDILASGADASGVKAAIGAGVLPRGLGEEKYVANRAEQSDMKARVKNDEAQEKPAAEAGVSEGAKDDLKQLSGVGPALEKKLNEAGVTSFAQIAAWTEADVEEFGEKLSFKGRIEREGWIDQAKELSKK
- the rpmA gene encoding 50S ribosomal protein L27, with protein sequence MAHKKAGGSSRNGRDSAGRRLGVKLYGGQRAIPGNIIVRQRGTKFYPGEGVGMGKDHTLFATGEGSVTFRKGLKGRTFVSVLPVAEAAE